Below is a window of Hydrogenimonas sp. DNA.
TTCTTACGGTCCTTGATGCCCATGATGCCCATGATGTCCATGGTGCCCACAGGAGCCCGACGCCTGGGCTTTGGAGGAGCCTGGTCCCATCAGAAGATACATTCCAAGAGGTGCGGAAGCGGCAAATTTACCGTATTTGATCATAAACTCCCGTTTCGCCTCATCCACACTCACTTCTTTCTGTTTTATATCTCTTTTCACGGTATATCCTTTCTCTCCATTCCAACTATTAGAACATATTTGACTTTATACATATCTTAACTTGTACAAATGGAAAAAATGCAATAGGCGCAGATATCTTCAGTATCTGATAAAATCGCCCATTGCCACATATGTGCCGGGCAGCTTAATCGATTTAGATACCCACAGATAATCGAGATCGATCGAATAGAATTTAGCCTCACAGTTCGCACAGCTGTAGAAGTAGCGTCCGCTCTCGTCGATATAGCTCGTATGCGCCTGGGCATTCTTGCCGGCTGCCCACTCTTCGGAAGTGAGGGGTTTCGCCACTTCGATGTTGCCCACAACCTTCGGGCTCTGCGGGTTCGAGAGATCGACAACCGTTACATATGTAGCTTTATGGTTGGTTACGACAGCCAGCCTTTTGGGGATGGAGAAGGTTATGTGCCCGGCACCCAGACCCGCCCGGAAAGCGGCGACTGAACTCATACTGTTTTTGTCAACCACATAGACCTTTCCGCTGTAGGTAGGCATGAAGATATACTTGTCACCGTAGAACGCGGCATGATGGACCCCTCCGTCTTCGTGGGCAGCATGGAAGACCGTATCGACCGTTATCGCGTTCGAAGAGTCTATCGTGAATTTCATGATGCCGGCGGCCGGTATGGAGCCATTTTCAGCATCATTGGGCCCTTCAAGAGTCATATAGTATGTTCCGTTGCCTGAGGAGTCGACTTCGGAAGAGAGGGTCAGAACATGGTGTGCCGTTGTCTCCGTATCGATCTGCGCAAGCGGTGTCTCGCTATCTTTGCTGTAGAGAATAAGTTTTCTGTTTACTCTATCGAGCATCAGAAAGCGTCTGCCGTCGGCAAGCCAGAAGGGGTGACCGGTAGCGTTGCCTCCCCCGAAATAGTTTGACGAGTCTACCGGGTGAACCGAGGTATCGACATCTTCACCGAAGTACCTTTTTACCTCATGATCCGTTTTACCTATGGTGGCAGACATCGGTTTTGTTTTGCCTGACACCAGCACAAGATCCAGGTTGTCTAGGGTAGCGGTAGACCTGGGGTGAAATTTCAGCGGGATCACCTTGACAACCCTGTTCTCTCTGAAGTTTATCACCGCTATGGAGTCTCCCCTGCGCGTAAGAGCGAAAGCTTCCGTATCGGTTTCACAATCGACCCCGTAGGGCCCCAGGGCAGGGGAGACATTCATTACAGCATCGAGACTCATTCTGTCGACATCTATGTTGAAGACTTTGGTCGACTCATAGTCACCGTAAAGGGCATGTGTACTCGGCTCTACACCGTTGCCGTCGCTGTCACATCCGCTAAGGCCGAAGAGGGCGGCGGTTACAACAGCAGCCAGGAGTGGCTTTCTCATTGTACATCCTTTCACAGGTCATGATCCTCGTCCGAAAAACAGTGACACCGGTTATATGTTTGATTATATCGTCAAATATATTAAAATATAAATATGTATACACAACTGTTAACTTTCGTTAACTAATCTCGCGGCAGGAGCTAGGGACATCGGCGGTTTATTGGTAGTTTGCGGTGCCCCGCTGGGAGAGTCCGCCCGTTAGGAGGATTCTATGCGGCGTGAAGAGACCGACTCAATCTCGGTTCAGAAAAAGGGTCCCCCCCTCGTGACGACCCTCTATAAGGTAGGCGTAGGCATCTTTTAGATCGAAGCCGCTTGCCAGAAACATTTTTCGTCCACGTTTAAGAAGAAAATCGGCGGCTTTCAGTTTTGTAACTATGCCTCCTGTAGCAAAAGATGTATTCGGAGTAGACTCGGCGACCAGATCCTCTTTTGGAATCTCATGCACCACTTTCAGAGGCACGGCATCTTCATAACGGTTGGGATCTTTGTCGTAGTAGCAGTCTATATCGGAGAGAATGACAAGAAGCTCCGCATCGAAGTAGAAGGCCACATGGGCGGAGAGCTGATCGTTGTCTCCGAAAACCAGCTCCTCTGTCGCAGTGACGTCGTTTTCATTGATGATGGGGACGACACCCTGAGCAAGCAGGGTCTCTACGGCACACTTTGCGTGATAAGTACGTTTACGGGAATCGAAATCGTCGGCTGTCAGAAGAATCTGCGAAACTGTCACATCGTGACGCGCGAACTTCTTCTGGTACATGGCGATGAGCTTGGGCTGGCCGATCGATGCCAGGGCCTGCCGGTTGGCCACCACTCTTTTATCCAGACGGCAGAGGGTGTAACCGGCGGCGACGGCTCCGGAACTTACCAGAATAACCTCCGTCTCCCTCTTCCTGATCTCCGCTATGAGGTCGACAAGGGCCGACATACGCTCCTTCGCGACCCTGTTCTGCTCCGTCAGTACCGCACTTCCGACCTTTATAACTATCCTCTTCACGACTCTGTTTCTCTCTCTTTTTCTATCGCATCGCTCAATGCGAATATGAGCGGCTTCACATTTATCTGCGCAATCGAAGAGATCGGCATCACGAAGAGGGGCCCCTCCGTACCCTCCGACTCCGATCCGTAGCCGATATATCTCTCGTCACTGCCGTATCTCTTCAAAGCGCTGTTGGGTTCGAGTCCCAAAGCTTCGAGAAGCTGCTCTGTCTTCGAGTTCACCTCTTCATCCGTCAGGGCGTCGATTCTGGTCAGTGCGACGGCGAAAGGGCGTTTCGCCAGTTCGGCGCTGTAGCGCTGCAGCTCCAGTTTGAGAGCTTCGTACTGGTGCGCCGTTTCGCGGTAGTTGGCCGCATCTATCATCAGAAGGAGTGTCTTAGTCCTCTCGATATGCTTCAAAAACTCGATTCCCAGCCCTCTTCCGTCGCTGGCACCTTCGATAATCCCCGGAATATCGGCCATCACGAAAGATCTGAACTCATCTATCGCCACGACACCCAGTTTCGGAGTGAGTGTGGTGAATTCGTAGTTGGCCACCTCCGGATGAGCATTGGAAACTTTCGATATCAGAGTCGATTTTCCGACATTCGGAAACCCGACCAGCCCCACATCCGCTATTAGCTTCAGTTCGAGCCGTACATCTCTCTCC
It encodes the following:
- a CDS encoding glutamate 5-kinase is translated as MKRIVIKVGSAVLTEQNRVAKERMSALVDLIAEIRKRETEVILVSSGAVAAGYTLCRLDKRVVANRQALASIGQPKLIAMYQKKFARHDVTVSQILLTADDFDSRKRTYHAKCAVETLLAQGVVPIINENDVTATEELVFGDNDQLSAHVAFYFDAELLVILSDIDCYYDKDPNRYEDAVPLKVVHEIPKEDLVAESTPNTSFATGGIVTKLKAADFLLKRGRKMFLASGFDLKDAYAYLIEGRHEGGTLFLNRD
- a CDS encoding GTP-binding protein Obg → MFVDSVELKLSSGKGGQGCSSFRREKFVPKGGPDGGDGGRGGDVWFVVDKNTDTLSHFKGKTHLKAQNGRPGQPRKCAGKTGESLYVRVPPGTQVIDRVSGEVLLDLTEDGQKVKFLEGGKGGLGNVHFKSSTNQRPTYAQPGKPGEERDVRLELKLIADVGLVGFPNVGKSTLISKVSNAHPEVANYEFTTLTPKLGVVAIDEFRSFVMADIPGIIEGASDGRGLGIEFLKHIERTKTLLLMIDAANYRETAHQYEALKLELQRYSAELAKRPFAVALTRIDALTDEEVNSKTEQLLEALGLEPNSALKRYGSDERYIGYGSESEGTEGPLFVMPISSIAQINVKPLIFALSDAIEKERETES